The region CGCATACGCATACGCCTCGGCCAGCGCCATTTGCCGCTGGCGGTAGAACATCGCCTTGCCGTGGCGCACTGCCGCCGGGCTCTTGTCCATGATGCTTTGCGCCAGCCGCGCCACCTCGTCGTCCAGCGCTTCGTCGGCCACGGCCGCGTTGATCAGGCCCCAGTCGGCGGCCGTGCCGGCATCGATAAAGCGGCCCGTCATCAGCATCTCGAAGGCGCGCTTGGTCGATACATTCCTCGACAAGGCCACCGACGGCGTGGCGCAGAACAGGCCCACGTTAATGCCGGACACGGCAAACCGGGCCGACGCACCGGCCACCGCCAGGTCGCAGCTGGCCACCAGCTGGCAACCGGCCGCCGTGGCGATGCCATGTACGCGCGCAATCACCGGCACCGGCAATTCCTGTATCCACCGCATCACGCGCGAGCACTGTGCAAACAGCGTCTTGTAATAGGCAAGGTTGCGCGTGGCCTGCATTTCGCGCAAGTCGTGGCCGGCGCAAAACGCCTTGCCTTCGGCCGCCAGCACCACGCAGCGTACTTCGGGCTGACCGGCGATGATGTCGAGTTCGGCCTGCAGCGCCGCCAGCATCGCTTCCGACAAAGCATTGAATTGCAGCGGACGGTTCAGGCGCAGGGTGGCCAGGCCGCCGGTGTTTTCGCGCAGTACCAGTGGCGCCGCCGTATCGCTTGAGGTATGCATAGAAGTCTCCACTGATGGATGGGCTTATTTGGCCGCGCTGACGCTGCCAATGCCGGCCACCGACTTGTGCACGATCTTCGGCTTGCCGTAATACACCAATTCGCCCATGCCGCGCACCACGGCGTTCAGTTCGCCCGAGGAATACACTTTGACCGAGCCGATGCCGTCGAAATTGACGTCGACGTTTTTTGCCAGCAAGGCTTGCGTATCGACTTCGCCCACGCCCTGGGCTTTCAGGCGCAGCCAGTCGATCTTGCCGTCAGCCAGCAGGCGTCCGGCGCCCTGGTAGCTGATATCGACGCGTGGGCCGTTCAGCTTGGTGAGGATTTTTTCACCGGCGCCATCGGCGATCAGCTTGCGCAACTGCGGCATGGTAACGATCACGCGCGGATCGCCTTCTACCTTCTTGATGGTCTTGTCCTTCATGGAAATCTTCAGTTCGCCATTGACCACTTCCGTGATCACGCCGCCGAGGAATTTCTGGTCGCCGCGCAGCACCAGGCTATGCTCCTTGCCCGATTCCACTTCGATGCTGATCGGGCCGCGGATATCGATGGCGTTGAAGGCAGTGACCGGGCGGGTCTGCTCGTCGGCATGGACCAATGGGCTGGCAACGAGGGCGGCGAAC is a window of Janthinobacterium sp. J1-1 DNA encoding:
- a CDS encoding head GIN domain-containing protein, which encodes MRHLLLFAALVASPLVHADEQTRPVTAFNAIDIRGPISIEVESGKEHSLVLRGDQKFLGGVITEVVNGELKISMKDKTIKKVEGDPRVIVTMPQLRKLIADGAGEKILTKLNGPRVDISYQGAGRLLADGKIDWLRLKAQGVGEVDTQALLAKNVDVNFDGIGSVKVYSSGELNAVVRGMGELVYYGKPKIVHKSVAGIGSVSAAK
- a CDS encoding enoyl-CoA hydratase, which gives rise to MHTSSDTAAPLVLRENTGGLATLRLNRPLQFNALSEAMLAALQAELDIIAGQPEVRCVVLAAEGKAFCAGHDLREMQATRNLAYYKTLFAQCSRVMRWIQELPVPVIARVHGIATAAGCQLVASCDLAVAGASARFAVSGINVGLFCATPSVALSRNVSTKRAFEMLMTGRFIDAGTAADWGLINAAVADEALDDEVARLAQSIMDKSPAAVRHGKAMFYRQRQMALAEAYAYAGEVMAKNMMEEDASEGVAAFLEKRSPNWRA